From Falsiruegeria litorea R37, the proteins below share one genomic window:
- a CDS encoding FAD assembly factor SdhE: protein MAELLEHRLKRLKMRSMRRGIKEMDIILTAYADRNLQDMDGAGLDLYEAMLHENDQDLYQWVTGQVQAPDPYGALIADIAQTFQK, encoded by the coding sequence ATGGCCGAGTTGTTGGAGCATCGGCTGAAACGGTTGAAAATGCGATCAATGCGTCGGGGCATCAAAGAGATGGATATCATTCTCACAGCCTATGCGGATCGCAATCTTCAGGACATGGACGGAGCTGGCCTGGATCTGTACGAGGCGATGCTGCATGAAAATGACCAGGACCTCTATCAATGGGTTACGGGCCAAGTCCAAGCGCCTGATCCTTATGGCGCCCTGATTGCGGATATCGCGCAAACGTTTCAAAAATAA
- a CDS encoding DUF1194 domain-containing protein, translating to MIKHLRLALTLAVSLCSGIAGMGEASSCRQALALGLDVSGSVSGQEYRLQLDGLAGALQDPEVKRALLSTPELPVHLMVFEWSAPEFQRVLLNWTPVNSPQTLARITQTLAVTQRAPAPPGTAVGTAVQFGVSQLAQMPDCWKHTLDLSGDGLHNMGPSPHMVKAELEGSAVIINGLVIGADSQNSTDTRMAQIGELVAYFQARVIHGPDAFVETALGFEDFQAAMTRKLLRELAVVVLSQSPPSHRKPAQ from the coding sequence GTGATCAAGCACCTACGTCTCGCCCTTACGCTTGCGGTGTCGCTGTGCAGCGGCATCGCAGGGATGGGCGAGGCGTCCTCCTGCCGACAAGCTTTGGCTTTGGGCCTGGATGTGTCAGGTTCGGTCAGCGGTCAGGAATACCGATTGCAGCTCGATGGGCTAGCGGGTGCGTTACAAGACCCAGAGGTCAAACGCGCCCTACTCTCGACACCTGAACTGCCGGTTCATCTGATGGTCTTTGAATGGAGCGCACCTGAATTCCAGCGGGTTTTGTTGAACTGGACCCCTGTAAACTCCCCCCAAACACTGGCGCGGATCACGCAGACCCTAGCCGTGACACAGCGCGCGCCTGCCCCACCGGGAACAGCTGTAGGAACCGCAGTGCAATTCGGGGTTTCTCAACTGGCCCAAATGCCCGACTGTTGGAAGCACACCCTCGATCTGTCAGGGGACGGCTTGCACAACATGGGCCCATCCCCGCACATGGTCAAAGCCGAACTTGAGGGCTCTGCGGTCATCATCAACGGGCTTGTCATCGGCGCAGATTCTCAGAACAGCACCGATACACGCATGGCCCAGATCGGCGAGTTGGTCGCCTATTTCCAGGCCCGCGTGATCCACGGCCCTGACGCCTTTGTGGAAACAGCACTGGGGTTCGAGGATTTTCAAGCCGCGATGACGCGCAAACTGCTGCGAGAGCTGGCGGTTGTTGTGCTGTCACAAAGCCCGCCAAGCCATCGCAAACCAGCTCAATAG
- a CDS encoding pyridoxal phosphate-dependent aminotransferase produces the protein MSFLSATLSRVKPSPTIAMTAKAAELKAAGRDVIGLSAGEPDFDTPQNIKDAAVAAIAAGKTKYTAPDGIPELKQAVCAKMKRDHGLEYTPAQISVGTGGKQTLYNALMATLNEGDEVVIPAPYWVSYPDMVLLAGGAPVIAETSIQTNFKLTADQLEAAITPKTKWFIFNSPSNPTGAGYSREELKELTDVLLRHPHVWIMTDDMYEHLAYDGFEFCTPAQIEPQLYGRTLTCNGVSKAYAMTGWRIGYAAGPVELIAAMRKVQSQSTSNPCSVSQWAAVEALNGTQDFLAPNNEKFVRRRDLVVKMLNEIDGISCPTPEGAFYVYPSIAGLMGKTTPQGTVIDSDEAFAIALLEKADVAVVFGAAFGLSPNFRVSYATSDEALKEACTRIQRFCASLT, from the coding sequence ATGAGTTTCCTGTCTGCGACATTGTCCCGCGTCAAACCTTCGCCCACAATCGCAATGACAGCCAAGGCGGCCGAGTTGAAGGCCGCCGGACGCGACGTTATTGGCCTGAGCGCGGGCGAGCCCGATTTCGACACCCCCCAGAACATCAAGGACGCCGCCGTCGCCGCGATTGCCGCGGGCAAGACGAAATACACCGCTCCCGACGGCATCCCCGAGCTGAAGCAGGCCGTCTGCGCCAAGATGAAGCGCGATCATGGGTTGGAGTACACGCCCGCGCAGATTTCGGTCGGAACCGGCGGCAAGCAGACGCTGTACAACGCGCTGATGGCAACGCTGAACGAAGGCGACGAGGTGGTCATTCCCGCCCCCTATTGGGTCAGCTACCCCGATATGGTGCTGCTGGCGGGTGGCGCGCCGGTGATCGCCGAAACCTCGATCCAGACGAACTTCAAACTGACCGCCGATCAGCTTGAGGCCGCGATCACACCCAAGACCAAATGGTTCATCTTCAATTCGCCCTCAAACCCGACGGGCGCGGGGTACAGCCGGGAAGAGTTGAAAGAGCTGACCGATGTGCTGCTGCGCCATCCCCACGTCTGGATCATGACAGACGACATGTATGAGCATCTGGCTTATGACGGGTTCGAGTTCTGCACCCCGGCCCAGATCGAGCCGCAGCTTTATGGCCGCACGTTGACCTGCAACGGCGTCTCCAAAGCCTATGCCATGACCGGCTGGCGCATTGGGTATGCGGCGGGTCCGGTCGAGTTGATCGCGGCGATGCGCAAGGTGCAGTCTCAATCCACCTCGAACCCCTGTTCCGTCAGCCAATGGGCGGCGGTTGAGGCCCTGAATGGCACGCAGGACTTCCTGGCCCCCAACAACGAAAAATTCGTGCGGCGCCGGGATCTGGTGGTCAAGATGCTGAACGAAATCGATGGCATCTCCTGCCCGACGCCCGAAGGCGCGTTTTACGTATACCCCTCGATCGCGGGCCTGATGGGCAAGACCACTCCCCAGGGCACTGTCATCGACAGTGACGAGGCTTTTGCCATCGCTTTGCTGGAAAAGGCTGATGTGGCGGTTGTTTTTGGCGCGGCCTTCGGGCTTTCGCCAAACTTCCGGGTAAGCTACGCTACCTCGGACGAGGCCCTGAAAGAGGCCTGCACGCGCATTCAACGGTTCTGTGCGTCGCTGACATAG
- a CDS encoding helix-turn-helix domain-containing protein: MSTDNDWFGPESATFGDRVAGAREAAGMTQAQLARRLGVKKATVSGWEQDLSEPRANKLSMMAGLLNVSIMWLLTGEGEGMEEPAGEVTPIEGLSDVVMELRAIRADMRANAERAARLEKRLRQMLGQP; encoded by the coding sequence ATGAGCACTGACAACGATTGGTTCGGACCGGAATCGGCAACCTTTGGAGACCGCGTTGCAGGCGCCCGCGAAGCCGCAGGAATGACGCAAGCGCAGCTGGCCCGCCGCCTGGGCGTCAAAAAGGCCACCGTGTCCGGTTGGGAGCAGGATCTGTCTGAGCCGCGCGCCAACAAACTGTCGATGATGGCGGGGCTGCTCAACGTCTCGATCATGTGGCTCTTGACCGGTGAAGGCGAGGGGATGGAAGAACCCGCAGGCGAGGTCACGCCGATCGAAGGGCTGTCTGATGTGGTGATGGAACTGCGCGCGATCCGGGCCGATATGCGAGCCAATGCAGAACGTGCCGCCCGGCTGGAAAAGCGACTGCGCCAGATGCTGGGCCAACCCTGA
- a CDS encoding MarR family winged helix-turn-helix transcriptional regulator yields MSMEMQVTPTGTKGFMTSYLETLALVERLHRLLLDVIKDEFERVGVLEINAVQALLLFNIGDNEVTAGELKSRGYYQGSNVSYNLKKLVEMGYMHHQRCEIDRRSVRVRLTAKGRDVRDVVTDLFLRHAEGLEERSVIDAQGIEDITRSLKRVERYWTDQIRYIY; encoded by the coding sequence ATGAGTATGGAAATGCAAGTTACCCCGACCGGCACCAAAGGGTTCATGACCAGCTATCTTGAGACGCTGGCGCTTGTGGAACGTCTGCACCGTCTGCTGCTGGACGTCATCAAGGATGAATTCGAGCGGGTCGGTGTTTTGGAAATCAATGCGGTTCAGGCCCTGTTGCTGTTCAATATCGGCGACAATGAGGTGACGGCAGGCGAGTTGAAAAGCCGTGGCTATTACCAGGGCAGCAACGTCAGCTATAACCTGAAAAAGCTGGTCGAGATGGGCTATATGCACCACCAGCGGTGCGAAATTGACCGCCGCTCGGTGCGGGTGCGTCTGACGGCCAAGGGGCGTGACGTGCGCGATGTTGTGACGGACCTGTTCTTGCGCCATGCCGAAGGGTTGGAAGAACGGTCGGTGATCGATGCGCAGGGCATCGAGGATATCACTCGGTCGCTGAAACGGGTTGAGCGGTATTGGACCGATCAGATCCGCTACATCTATTGA